A single window of Plasmodium reichenowi strain SY57 chromosome 12, whole genome shotgun sequence DNA harbors:
- a CDS encoding hypothetical protein (conserved Plasmodium protein, unknown function): protein MKKGEKKKKKTSNKGKEKEQDKKVIGKNNKGKDKEKYKNKDREKYKNKEEKNQDKVRSNDNRTSHNNNNNNEIFNPQLSARELKKIQYYENMFKRMEQQIEENNMDSHVNNNNNNNNNNNNNNNNNEKKKKINQLKKNNKKEQEDYEEKKNGENEDNKKGMQRNEDSNINDVLINDVHINDVHKNDVHINDVHINDVHINDSHINNSNYKYIKNDESLCNKSSSSIQNVEGTKKRETNIKCKKLNVVKSIDETHEEIYNVVNNNKRNEEIYIEKNIMCNDKNISEKINEEDNKNDNEEEKNDHRLSDLENVDKKDELLLEDNKDILIKNIIYNKGNILKEQNDMMKKEICCYDFNRNVFHSNDIEDINKIKEEEFTNKNIYKILYYDNRNKDTCKYEYNIYNNKYIELKKSHKKYGLTNQRIIINYERGYCSDNVINYNNINKVIYKIYNNNKKKKNIYIHNNNNNKKTLNFKRSFSISSNIGDYFYDISMAHLKNNCESSPSSSSSSMHDITYHKNIFEDDKISIVKYFMNYSDDDNKNTYRDYLVQGNNINNNVHNNIVVRDISEIGNDKNKKNKNTYMNELNNLKYIKNDINKTNQLLKLYSNDKLNVLQYYDEKFKERKNNENDGSEYAQKSSIDEVHNIHYESKIYNVNFCIKKYLRNMKYVNLKRLKTINEKNCKLYVKGCTHFLNLNKFNDALSCLSKLQNLKGKKKKKKEKQKKA from the coding sequence atgaagaagggggagaaaaaaaaaaaaaaaacgtCAAATAAAGGAAAGGAAAAAGAACAGGATAAAAAAGTTATAgggaaaaataataaaggtaaggataaagaaaagtataaaaataaagatagagagaagtataaaaataaagaagaaaaaaatcaaGATAAAGTAAGAAGTAATGACAACAGGACTAgtcataataataataataataatgaaatatttaatcCTCAATTAAGTGCTAGGGAACTAAAGAAAATACAATACTATGAGAATATGTTTAAACGTATGGAACAACAaatagaagaaaataatatggactcacatgtaaataataacaataataataataataataataataataataataataataatgagaagaagaaaaaaataaaccaattaaaaaaaaataataagaaggAACAAGAAGATtatgaagaaaagaaaaatggTGAGAATGAAGATAACAAGAAAGGGATGCAAAGAAATGAAGatagtaatataaatgatgttcttataaatgatgttcatataaatgatgttcataaaaatgatgttcatataaatgatgttcatataaatgatgttcatataaatgattcccatataaataatagtaattataaatatattaaaaatgatgaatcattatgtaataaaagTAGTTCATCTATCCAGAATGTAGAAGGCACAAAGAAAAGAGAAactaatataaaatgtaaaaaattaaatgttGTAAAAAGTATAGATGAGACCCATGAAGAGATTTATAATgttgtaaataataataaaaggaacgaagaaatatatatagaaaaaaacaTTATGTGTAAtgacaaaaatataagtgagaaaataaatgaggaagataataaaaatgataatgaggaggaaaaaaatgatcATCGTTTAAGTGATCTAGAAAATGTAGACAAAAAGGACGAATTATTACTTGAggataataaagatatattaattaaaaatataatttataacaagggaaatatattaaaagaacaaaatgatatgatgaaaaaagaaatatgtTGTTATGATTTTAATAGGAATGTCTTTCATAGTAATGATAtagaagatataaataaaataaaagaagaagaatttacaaataagaatatatataaaatattatattatgacAATAGAAACAAGGATACATGTAAATATgagtataatatatataataataaatatattgaattaaagaaaagtcataaaaaatatggtTTAACAAATCAAAGgattataattaattatgaAAGAGGATATTGTTCAGACaatgtaataaattataataatataaataaagtaatatataaaatatataataataataaaaagaaaaaaaatatatacatacataataataacaataataaaaaaacattaaaTTTTAAGAGAAGTTTTTCTATAAGTTCAAATATTGGagattatttttatgatataaGTATGGCGCATctaaaaaataattgtGAATCTAGTCCTAGTTCATCAAGTAGTAGTATGCATGATATAACATATcataaaaacatatttgaggatgataaaataagcatagttaaatattttatgaattatagtgatgatgataataagaATACATATAGAGATTATTTAGTACaaggaaataatataaataataatgtacataataatatagtaGTCCGAGATATTAGTGAGATAggaaatgataaaaataagaaaaataaaaatacatatatgaacgaattaaataatttgaaatatataaaaaatgatataaacaaaacaaatcaattattaaaattatattcgAATGATAAACTAAATGTTCTACAAtattatgatgaaaaatttaaagaaagaaaaaacaatGAAAATGATGGTAGTGAATATGCTCAAAAATCTTCTATTGATGAAGTTCATAATATTCATTATGAAtctaaaatatataatgtgaacttttgtattaaaaaatatttacgTAATATGAAATATGTGAACTTGAAAAGATTAAAGAcaataaatgaaaaaaattgtaaGCTATATGTAAAGGGTTGTACCCactttttaaatttaaacaAATTTAATGATGCCTTGTCTTGTCTTAGTAAATTACAAAACCTGAAAgggaaaaagaaaaaaaaaaaggaaaagcAAAAAAAAGCGTAA
- a CDS encoding tryptophan--tRNA ligase, putative: MIKGNIYLLTYFIIINFILCTNIQSISSKTKNVPLLPFFFTLPYTKRIKRSALQSKRDCTFFTGIKPSGNIHLGNYIGCLHPIINVEATKKCSNNLSNKNESVIKLNKIILIADLHCLTKLSNIYSLKDKVTDSVKIIMSLIIDMYKKKQSYLDVYINNVKLEDILQLIENKEPNKSNPNNDNNNNYNNNYNNNNNLYEEIASYTSEFHNHIKTDNLGDDMNCVEFPSQECHDHKSKPIKQKHYFYIFKQSDIKLHTSLYYLINSFTSINMLNSHIHIKMGGQNKSVALFSYPSLMLADILLYKPTYLIIGQDQIKNMEIMKKLCRKINYHFSNVAKLPKIFFSKFYSEVMNLDGHKKMSKNHLLHHDKDTSKIIYLLDNKKTIENKIKKSKTDNYNILIYGQEDRKEINNLINIFFFFYYHQIKNKRYINRTFNNNENGNNENGNNENGNNENGNNENGNNENGNNENGNNENDNNKNDKNQNDKNQNDNYQNDKNQNQNLNISKLSYIYDEHQLFRNIQYAHNYLNDFTNNPNFSHYKQNNINPHFNQNIINKILQSYNNNYSKFKYDLSELIYNHFVTTKMYYNSFNSRHDIIHTILQNGKKCVHRRASQMYKVIKKKLNI, from the exons ATGATAAAAGGAAACATTTACcttttaacatattttataataataaattttattctttGTACAAATATTCAGAGCATAAGTAGTAAAACAAAAAACGTTCCCTTACTTCCTTTTTTCTTCACCTTACCTTATACCAAGCGTATAAAAAGAAGTGCCTTGCAGTCAAAAAGGGATTGTACCTTTTTTACAGGAATTAAG cCCAGCGGAAATATACATCTTGGAAATTACATTGGATGCTTACATCCAATCATAAACGTTGAAGCTACAAAGAAATGTTCAAACAACCTATCTAATAAAAATGAGAGtgttataaaattaaataaaattatactTATTGCGGATCTTCATTGTTTAACTAAGCTAAGcaatatttattctttgAAGGATAAGGTTACTGATTCTGTAAAAATCATAATGTCCTTAATAATAGATATGtataagaaaaaacaaaGTTACCTAGatgtttatattaataatgtCAAATTAGAAGATATATTACAATTAATAGAAAACAAGGAACCAAATAAATCAAACCCCAACAAcgacaataataataattataataataattataataataataataatttgtatGAAGAGATCGCGTCATATACATCAGAATTTCATAATCACATAAAAACAGATAACCTCGGAGATGATATGAATTGTGTAGAATTCCCATCGCAAGAATGTCATGATCATAAAAGCAAACCTATTAAACAaaaacattatttttatatttttaaacaatcagatataaaattacatacgtctttatattatttaataaattcttttacatccataaatatgttaaattcacatatacatataaaaatggGTGGTCAAAATAAATCAGTAGctttattttcttatcCAAGTTTAATGCTTGCcgatattttattatataaaccAACCTATTTAATTATAGGACAAgatcaaataaaaaatatggaaataatgaaaaaattatgtagaaaaataaattatcatttttcGAATGTTGCCAAATTAccaaaaatatttttttctaaattttATTCAGAAGTTATGAATTTAGATGgtcataaaaaaatgagtAAAAATCATTTATTACATCATGATAAGGATACATCCAAAATTATTTATCTTctagataataaaaaaacaatagaaaataaaattaaaaagagTAAAACAGATaattacaatatattaatatatggTCAAGAAGatagaaaagaaataaataaccttataaatattttcttctttttttattaccatcaaataaaaaataaacgATACATAAACAGaacttttaataataatgaaaatggcaataatgaaaatggcaataatgaaaatggcaataatgaaaatggcaataatgaaaatggcaataatgaaaatggcaataatgaaaatggcaataatgaaaatgacaataataaaaatgacaAGAATCAAAATGACAAGAATCAAAATGACAATTATCAAAATGACAAGAATCAAAATCAGAATCttaatatttcaaaattatcatatatttatgatgaACACCAATTATTTAGAAATATTCAATATGcacataattatttaaacGATTTTACAAATAATCCTAATTTCTCTCattataaacaaaataatataaatccACATTTTAATcaaaacataataaataagatattacaatcatataataataattattcaaagtttaaatatgatttgtcagaattaatatataatcacTTTGTTACAACcaaaatgtattataattcttttaattctAGACATGATATAATTCATACTATTTTACAAAATGGGAAAAAATGTGTACATAGAAGGGCATCTCAAATGTACAAG gtCATCAAGaagaaattaaatatatag
- a CDS encoding hypothetical protein (conserved Plasmodium protein, unknown function), with amino-acid sequence MYGFFFNKNEENKLTKNKSSLENSDHNINNDNINNNDVNNNDINNDNPNNDNINNNDNANNENHKLNLSVCKEKEESNVNIKNKNNDETFISNIDNINNMNNIKSEIILNSDKFILNSYDNVIEEKKNLINECTENIVYKEDNDIHINNNTYNNLSIQNYANYLHKDEKKKKDISSNNMNVSNSKNDIKKKNNDTIIQENMNKLLSNNNISTNNKEKERKNNDKRSDNINIDLFFSSDNSVELSDENSSLDTMEELCENIEDSDVSINFYKNMLSSKNNINDNINNEQSILNNNNPSEEINILNNYIKNITDGYQNHSISSIDLDNKLLNILSLSFLTFIDNVIYDSHIYAQTKTYLDTTKMKLKKKHERNQTNQMCPQLNVTTQHGNNKKNDIMKQSVQVFNDKNVDLLNTDMDKNDTQDQKEIIKRNNNNDDDNNNKNDDDNNNKNDDDNNNDNNNNDGDDKSYEYFHHIKEKPPDITFNPDVINMCLNNLYNEQLVNKLIHKRKKKDKGKDKDRTKENHMNDTKNNSKNNNNNNNHNNNHNNNSNYISSNDEDDVLRLLSYNSLFNKKKNEDLTYQQNDSTNKNIKVTNNINGKKSIDEINKSLQHNIYNKLNKRKIMINQINHEIKKKNNNYVNTSTNKKPYTLEDIFEI; translated from the coding sequence ATGTAtggatttttttttaataaaaatgaagaaaacAAATTGACAAAAAATAAGAGTTCATTAGAGAATAGtgatcataatataaataatgataatataaataataatgatgtaaataataatgatataaataatgacaatccaaataatgataatataaataataatgataatgcAAATAATGAAAATCACAAATTAAACTTATCTGTATGTAaggaaaaagaagaaagtaatgtaaacataaaaaataaaaataacgATGAGACATTTATTTctaatatagataatataaataatatgaataatataaaaagtgagataattttaaacagtgataaatttatattgaATAGTTATGATAATGTaatagaagaaaaaaaaaacctCATAAATGAATGTACCGAAAATATCGTGTACAAAGAAGATAAtgatatacatataaataataacacATATAACAATTTGTCAATTCAAAATTATGCAAATTATCTTCATAaggatgaaaaaaaaaaaaaagatatatcatctaataatatgaatgtaagtaattcaaaaaatgatataaaaaaaaaaaataatgatacTATAATAcaagaaaatatgaataagttattatctaataataacatatctacaaataataaagagaaagaaagaaagaacAATGATAAAAGAAGTgacaatattaatattgatttatttttttcaagCGATAATTCTGTAGAATTAAGTGATGAAAATAGTTCATTGGATACTATGGAAGAACTATGTGAAAATATTGAAGACTCAGATGTTtctataaatttttataaaaatatgttaagttcaaaaaataatattaatgataatataaataatgaacaatctattttaaataataataatccaagtgaagaaattaatattcttaataattatattaaaaatattacagATGGATATCAAAACCATTCTATTTCTTCCATTGATCttgataataaattattgAATATACTATCTTTGTCTTTTCTAACTTTTATTgataatgttatatatgATTCACATATTTATGCACAAACTAAAACATATCTTGATACaacaaaaatgaaattaaaaaaaaaacatgaAAGGAATCAAACAAATCAAATGTGTCCACAATTAAATGTAACTACACAACatggaaataataaaaagaatgatATCATGAAACAAAGTGTACAAGTATTTAATGACAAAAACGTGGATTTGTTAAATACTGATATGgataaaaatgatacaCAAGAtcaaaaagaaataataaaaaggaataataataatgatgatgataataataataaaaatgatgatgataataataataaaaatgatgatgataataataatgataataataataatgatggtGATGATAaatcatatgaatattttcatcatataaaagaaaaaccTCCTGATATTACATTCAACCCTGATGTAATTAACATGTGcttaaataatttatataacgAACAGCTAGTAAACAAACTAATtcataaaagaaaaaagaaagataAAGGTAAAGATAAAGATAGAACCAAAGAGAATCATATGAATGATACAAAAAACAACAGCAaaaacaacaacaataataataatcataataataatcataataataatagtaattaTATTAGCTCTAATGACGAAGATGATGTATTACGCTTGTTATCGTACAACTCCCtctttaataaaaaaaaaaatgaagacCTTACCTATCAACAAAACGATtcaacaaataaaaatatcaaagtaacgaataatataaatggCAAAAAATCCATAGatgaaattaataaatcattacagcataatatatataataaattgaATAAGAGAAAAATTATGATCAATCAAATTAATcatgaaattaaaaagaaaaataataattatgtaaataCATCTACAAACAAGAAACCATATACTTTGGAAGatatatttgaaatataa